Proteins encoded in a region of the Flammeovirga yaeyamensis genome:
- a CDS encoding outer membrane beta-barrel protein, whose product MFDSLKNIKFLFLFALLMCAQQSYAQYSKWKVGFSANSQLMYFNSKIDQSQASTSPIQEYNLPNPGWGYGFTLSTDFQVIDGLMVGGSFGFSKFDSDLDKYQQVSNARSEMRTYSLYGDLYILKFIPNYFLPHIKENFFVRLSPLMHKGLTEYQYMELSNGGSGGNVTGIKNNGEFTSFGLLFGVGYTQYVSDKFSVSTMLNMDYSFGSYKEVINNYSTSEVSELKSNMFLARLNAEVKIAYDIKQKLPLCPIESCGVQQEHTHAVLGGARVRGNKYKHRQNQKYGDKHRGQVDKTKRKKTKTERQQERIQRKEKRNRKRIRIIGAGH is encoded by the coding sequence ATGTTCGATAGCTTAAAAAATATTAAGTTCTTATTCCTTTTTGCCCTCTTGATGTGTGCGCAGCAATCCTATGCACAATATTCGAAATGGAAAGTAGGTTTTAGTGCGAACTCTCAACTGATGTACTTTAATTCTAAGATTGATCAGTCACAAGCCTCTACTAGTCCTATACAAGAATACAATCTTCCAAATCCAGGATGGGGGTATGGTTTTACTCTAAGTACCGATTTTCAGGTTATCGATGGTTTAATGGTGGGAGGTAGCTTTGGGTTTTCAAAATTCGATAGTGATTTAGATAAGTATCAACAAGTTTCCAATGCACGATCAGAGATGAGGACTTACTCTCTCTATGGAGATTTATATATTTTAAAATTCATTCCTAATTACTTTTTACCTCATATCAAAGAAAATTTCTTTGTGAGGTTATCTCCTTTAATGCACAAAGGATTAACAGAGTATCAATACATGGAATTGTCCAATGGAGGTTCTGGAGGTAATGTCACAGGTATAAAAAACAATGGGGAATTCACCTCTTTTGGTTTGTTGTTTGGTGTTGGCTACACTCAATATGTTTCAGATAAGTTTAGTGTATCAACAATGTTAAATATGGACTATTCATTTGGTTCTTATAAAGAAGTTATTAATAACTATTCTACTTCAGAAGTGAGTGAATTAAAGTCCAACATGTTTTTGGCAAGACTTAATGCTGAGGTAAAAATTGCTTACGATATAAAACAAAAACTTCCTTTATGTCCAATAGAATCTTGTGGTGTCCAACAAGAACATACCCATGCAGTTTTAGGTGGAGCTAGAGTTAGAGGAAATAAATACAAACACAGACAGAATCAAAAGTATGGCGATAAGCATAGAGGACAAGTAGATAAAACGAAAAGAAAGAAAACAAAAACAGAAAGACAGCAGGAACGTATTCAGCGTAAAGAAAAGAGAAATAGAAAGAGAATTCGTATCATTGGTGCTGGACATTAA